A window of Numenius arquata chromosome 10, bNumArq3.hap1.1, whole genome shotgun sequence genomic DNA:
TCTGCCACTGCCCTGTGACCATCCCTCCTCTGATGTGGAGGGGATGCCTCCTAGCCACAAACAAAACTGTTCTTCACAGTCTTTTAGCTCTCCCCAGTTTACCTCTCGCTTCCATCTGTCTTCTATGTCAGCGTTACAGCCTGGACATGAAATCAAAGGCCAAACTCATCTGAGAGCCAAGGGGGTTGTTTGCCTGTTTAATTTAATCTGCCGCATCAGAGAGAGGGAGCGAAACACACTGCACAAGCGGGCAGCGCGTGTGCGAGAGGGCACCGTACCCACCAGTGCTCACCAGGGTGCGACCAGCGCTCCCAACCGTAGTTCAAAGTCCGAGCTGCATCAGTGCTGCCCAACGCGTGCCATTGGTGTTCTGGCCGGCGCCACCTCATTCTCTCTCAGGATGTAAAGTGAAAGTCTCAACGTTGGATGTCCAGGAGTAGACACCTATTACCTGCCGTCCTATGCCCTGCTTTTATGTCCTCAGCAGAAACACAGATTACTGCTTGAGGAACCATTACTAGGAGAGGGCACGATTGCCCAATGGGTTGAACATCAGTAAGAGCTGCCAATAATCCTACCAATACACAAAGTCAACAGGAAGCCATCGGGTGAGCACAGTGTCTTCCTCCTGCTCACAGCACGGTGGAGGCGAAGATGACCCAGAGTTTGTGCACTGACCTGGAGAATCCTGCCATCAGCTGCTTCAGTGACTCTACACCACCGAGTAGCAGGAGTGGTGTGGAGGGGAAGCCGTTTTTAGTTTGGCTGCAGAAGTTTTACTGTAGTTCACGCACTGGTTTTCTCCTACACAGGATTATCTGGTGGTTTTCTTGAGTCGCTGCCACCGCTTGAAAGTTCAGAAGTTTCCTTATAGAGCTGCTCGTGGGGTTTTTCAGATTACCACAGCTTAACTTGCTAGTGAAAAATGCAGTTACTCAGTAGCTGGGCTGCGTGCAGCAGTCTGTGGTGTTTTGGGATGATCTGAAAGCATGAAGAAATTATGATTTGTGTTAGTGGTGTCTCCAAAGCGTCAGTGTGTGGATAGAGAGATTTTGTTCAGAACTCTTCAATTTCTCCAGCGTATATCATCATCTGCCATCAGTTACTTGGCCTGGCTTTAATCTGATATCGCTTGAAGTATAAAATGCTTTAAGACACTGCCAGCCAGGCAGCTATTGAGCATAGAcaagataaattatttattttttttaataattttttttattttgtcatttaatcATAAAAGTATGCTCACGTCTAAAAATGGCAACAGGCATCGTTTCACCAATGAAATACAAAGTCTGGGAAGTGTCTGGAACAAGGAATGTCTCTTTCCCATCCCTAGCCAAAAGTATGTGTTTCTTAGATGGATAATCAGATTGTCTGTCCAGCCTCATTCTCTGATAGACACACACTGCGATGAACATTGGCAGCATGGTGTGCACTCTCCAGTGGCATTAGCACAGCTAGGAAAGTATGTCATTGCATCTAATCAGTGTCAATTAAGGTCCTTCTTAATGGAAAACATCCCAGTACACCTCGTGCGGTCACTTCTATTTTCCTGCTCTTCGTACCCGTGGGCTCTTGTTGTTTCAATCTGTCTGGGGCCAGATGAGCATCTCATTGCTGTTCACTGTAAAGCAGAGATGACTGCCAAGAACAGGAATACAGGGCTTAAACAATTTATCGCTCTGTGCATGCatttaaacacaaaagaaaagtaaCTAAGGCAGACTCTTTCCTTTCTTGTTAAAGCACTCCTCTGTAGTCTTAACTTTTCTGTTGCAGATGGGATAACATATTTatgtttgcagaagtcactggaGTATTTATGTGACATGGCACGCATACCCAATAGCAACCTCCTTTCAACAAGAAACACAGATGAAAGCTGTCTGCAAGTGTTACATGCAGATGAAATTCCAAATACCTCTTTAAATTCTAATTTTGCATGCAATAAAAGCTCCCGATAGCAGATGGAAGTATTAACCATGTTTTAGAAAGAACACTGCCTTGAGGCTGCTGGTCACTCCTCAGCTGGCAGTGTCTCTGTCTCACAGAGGTGGCGTGTAAGCCCTGCCACCTGACACTCCAGAATTTTGCATATCTTATCCGAGGCAACTGGGAGCCTCCCGTTTCCCTTGTGCAAAAGATGGGGGTGGATACCCAGCCATTTCGTGTAAAAAGGGGTCCTAAGGGAAAAGCTTTGTTAAATGATCTaggaggaaaataattaaatagatctGGATGGcactgcaaaagaaaagcagcttcctCTCCTGAGACTGTGGGAGAGTGCTGTGATTTCACATCTCAGACGTGATGGGCTTTGAGTCTTCTTCTCTCCAAACATGAATTGTGCCTGTATCACAAACACTTAAAGTCCTGCTCGTGCTTACCAAATCCCTGGATGTTTTCAATAGCTTTAGGATCCACCAAGTGTTTAAATAAGCAGTGTTAATCAGGGTGTGTAATGACAGGATGGAAAATGTCAGGGATGGGTGTGAGCAGCATACTGAAAGCAAAGTACCCCTCTTCTTCAGTCTGTCACCAGCAGTGGAAAAATGTAAATAGTGTCCATGGTCTGGGATTTTCAGGGGTTGCAGAAACCTAATGCCTTGCACTTCAAATTAGAGAGTTAAGGGGCAGGGGGAGCTAATACACATGTGCCTATGGCAAACAAATAAAGCCCCTTGTTTATAACCAGTACTGCATCCTGCTTGCATCTTCTGAGCAGTCTGTAGAGAAAATTGGCATCAGATCATTCAGAGTAATGGACTTGGAAAGGGGTAGGGCTATTGAACTGCATCTGTGGTGGACAGCAGGCATCGCTGCCCTGTATTCACAGGCTCTCTCCCCTTTCGCAGCCCTCTGCCCAAACGCTGTAGTCCATGTGTATTGCTTGGCCCAGGTTCCCCCATCCCGTGCTCGCCCAGAGGGCTGGTAGAAATCACTGTGCTGAAGTGCCGTATCTGAGGGGGGATGCTTGGCAGCAGGCTCATGGAGGCCGGGCATCTGCTCTTCCTCACAATTCATCTCGTTCTTCCTCGTTGCAAATGCAGGCACTCCTTTGGCTGTTCATGAAGGGCCGGCAGCCCAGGGTCCAGACGGCGTTGAACACTGTGTCTGCGACAGATTCACAAGCTGTGGAGAAGGAAAAGATCAGGCAGGTACTTGGGGACATCTGGGGGCTAGGTGAAAGCATCCTAGCCAGAGCCCTGCACTGAGTTCTGTGGCATTTGTGGTTAGAAGTGtgggctgtcttttttttttctggttattgcATTTTTATAAATCTAGATGTTCCCTTCTGCTGAACTGAGGGCTGTTTTCTCTCTAGGGTGGCACCAATCTGGCGCTAACTTCTCTCTCCCCTAGCCCCCTTCTTTTCTTGTCTCTCTTAGGCTTTTCTCTTTGATGGATCATTTGGGGCGCTGCAAATAGCACTGTTTATCCAGCAGATTTCCCAGAAGACCTCCAGAGTACTGTCTTTCCTGGCTCCCTCTCCCCTCGGTTGCCTACAGCTGCTACTGACCAACCTTTTCTGCCTTTTGGGAGTTACAATGTGGGCTGCCAGCCAGCATGAAAAATCCTACTGCGGTTGCAACAGCAAAGCTGTTGATACGGTCTGCATGACTACTAGCCCTTCCTCTTCCCAAAGAACAAGCTCGAAGCTGCTTGTCAATAAATAAATACCAGGTCTTGTAGGGTTTACTCACTGGCGCTAACATTGATTGCTGTATACATAATAGATTTAGGAAGGCCCTGCCTTTGGGACTGTCTCCTCCCATCTCAACCTCTCCGAGCACctcgctctgctcctgctgcttgagGAGTCTGCTCAGTTGGCAGGCGTTGGAGAGGCTGCAGTGAGTCAGCGGGGAAAGCCAAGCCTTTGGTTAACTGGCAGTGTTGCAGCTGGGATGTTTGTGCCTGCAGCTGCTCTTCCCCTGCCTGCTTTTTCTGAACTCCCGGTGACTCAGTGGAAAGGATCCCAGATAAGACCCGGGatggtggtggaggagaggaggcagtgTGACAGGAGCTgctcagagcagccctgagggccTGAAGTGGCAGGTACAGAGCACGAGGCAAGAGGAGGCAgagcaaggggaggagaggaTGGCTCAGAGGTTCATTGTGTTAGAAAAGCTTGTGCCTCCTTCAGCAACCAAGTTGGAGGTGCTTGAGGAATCTAGTCCAACTTGACTATAGGCAGAGGTGGCTTGGCTCAGCCAAGGAGTGTGGGTGCTGCTCCACCTTAGCTCCTTAGCGCCTGTCTGTTGGCTTCACTGTTGTTGGCAGCAAGGAAAAAGGAGGGGTCTGAAAAGTTGGCAGGGGAAAATCTGAAGAGACAGGAAGAGGTTGGCTGTACGAGAGCCTGTAGATAAGGGTGTCCATGAAAGATTGGCTGTACTTGGCCTGTAGGGCTTATATCTGAGTCCAcatctttgttttctcttgctggCCTGGACACTCTTTCCAAACATTTGTCTGTGAGGAGGTAGGAAGCAAGGTAGGAAGCTACCTGCACTAGTACTGGTGTCATGCAGACTTGCCCATGTGTCCTAATCAGGCTGtgcctttggaaaacaaaagtgTATTTATACCTTACAGCAGGACATCAGCTGTGGGGATGAACCCAGAGGGGCTCGCTGCGGTTAGCTGGGAGAAACTCAGCAGCACCACCAGTTCTCTTTGGCTTTGCCAATGGGCTGTTCTCAAGGGCTCTGCCAGTTTTTCAGACCTGATCTCCTGTAAATATCTTTAACCGTTTCGGTGTTACCTGCCGTTGGTAGGTCTTACCTCTGCCTGTCCTGCATTACTGCCACACAGCCCCTCTGCGAGAGGTGGATACCTGCCTTACAGAAGATGGGGACGCTCTGAAATGGCCTGGGGGAGGCTTTCCTGCCATTGCTGACCTCTGGGAGTGGTTGGGTAGATGTTTTCCCCTCCTCACACAGTGCAGAGGTGCTTGCTGTTGGCACAGAGGATCAAGAGGCAGGCTTGGGCTATCATAGGCATAACCTCCACAGAGATTATATGCAGCCTTTACTAAAAAGCTCTTCCCAAACTTGCAGACTGAGGCTTTTAAAATTAGGCAAAATCAGGGTGGCCCTTGAGCTGCTGATACGTCACTAGAGCTTTGGTAGCACAAGGGCTTCTGAGCAATCCAGATCTTCCCTGCAATGGCTGAGCCACCACCCACACTGTGGTGTGTCCCTGGTGCCATCATCATCGCTAATCTGTGAATCAGGTCCCAGAGAGTCCCTGTCCTTGACTCTTCCAGTTTGTTGGCCCTTGGCCACATACGGGTTTCAGTGTGTGTACTGGCTCTGGAAGGCTTTTTGATCTCCCGTGAAGGTGTTTGAACTCTTCAGGCAAGCATCCAAGGATTGAAGGAATTgcttctagggtttttttttgttgttgtgggtttttttgtttctttccacatGTGTTTTGTAATGTTTTCCAAATGTAAATAGTTGTAGGTGTCTGGTCTTGGGACAGCAGTGTGTGTGCAGATCTCAGAACCATGTGTTCTCACTCAGCTCTGACCCATCTGTGACAAGCACAGGACAGATGTGCTGCTCCCTACTGcagatttgtgtttcttttggcaAGGAAAGGACTTCCTGCCCGCACTTTCCCCTCCCTGCCATCGCTTGTTCCCTCCACAGGGGCTGCAAGCAGGGAAGCGTACCTTCCACCTTGGAGACGAACCCAAGGCTGCGCTTGAGGTCGGAGCAGATGGAGTGGAGGCACCAGCGGAACTTGGCATCGCAGCGGTATTTGTTGGCCCCGCAGGTGTCGTAACAAATGTCCAGCTGGTTGCAGCACTTGGTCATGGCAGGGATGCCCAAATCTagctggagaaagagagaaaagaagtgtCCCTTGGCTGCATCCTGGCCTCAGACTCAAACAGCTGCAGCTGGGTGAGGTTTTGCAGAGCCCAGGTGGTTTCTTTTCTAGAAGCTACTGCCAGtagctggggcagcaggagggaaaacaTGGGAAAACATGCCTTCTCCCTCACCATGCAAAGAAAGTGGCAACAGTAGTGCAGGTCCAATGCAGGATAGACCACGTTCTCTTCTCTCCTGTCACAGGGTATTAACTTCTGATAGAGAGGTGGGGAACAGCCCCTCCATGACCATTTGCTAATTCTCATTCATCAGAGCTCAATGGAGAGCTTCCTGTCCTTGCTAGCAGTGGCAAAAgccccttttctctttcctcattttCCCACAGCCTGACAAGTCCTGATTTTTGGCCTAATAAATCTGCTATAAGTGTTATTAATGCCTTATTTCTTACAGATGTGCTTGCAAGGCCAAGGACAAATACAGCTTGGCCCTGGGAGTTCTGCTTGTTTGGAGGTAAACAGCTAGTAACCATGGGGGTGATGGGGCAGAAAGGCTATCTCCTTGAGAGACCGGACTCATTAGCTTGTCATAAATTCTTCCTCTTTTGGGCCTTCCTCATGTAATATTTAGGAGatgagtttttttcttcattgcactCAGCGCTTATGGCTGCCTGTGTAAGGAGGAGGTACCTCAGAAATGCCCACAAGGTTTGCAGTGGAATGTAGTTCAGGGAGCTAATCTAACATGAAAAATGGGCTGTAAAGGGAGGGGTTTTCAGAGCAGGAATCTGCCTAATTGCTGCAAACTTCACGGGCAGCAGTAATGCATGAGCTAAATAGTAATTCCTGCTCTTAAAGCCTCCTGGCAGTGCTTTTCCTGGTGCTTACAATATGATTTCATTAATTGCCTTTAAAATAACAAGTGGGTGCAGTATTAAAGCCCACGGGTTTATTTCCATGCTTGGCGGAGGCAAAAAGCATGGGAAGGGATGAAGGGCCGGGTGTGGAGAGTGCTTTCAAATATTGCTGTTTGCACATTCTGCTGTGTTACTGAGCTGCCCAGCACCAAACCTGTTCCCTTTCCTATCACAAGTGCAGAGGATGGATCAGGGCCTTGATAGATATATGTTTCTCCAAGATTGTGCTCTGCTTGGCCAggtacttctttttctttttctagtgctAACCTGCTTAGGAAACTTTCTCTTTTGGTACCTACCAAGACAACCAGAGCAACAGGCCAGTCCTTCATAAACGTAACTCCTGTCTACGTGATTCCTGTTTCACTGCCACCAGCAGCCTGAGATCCTAATGCCTCCCTGACTGACAGTAAGTTTGGCAGAGCTCAGACTGACATGTTCGCCTTGCTGTCGGCAGGCAGCCGTATCTTTTGGCGGTCCCAGGCAAATAACTTGTCCCCTAACATCACATAAGTGatatttcctcccttttccagAGCTCTGGCTTCAGCTGTGAAGAGAAGCCATCACATAGTCAGTGCCTAGCACACCTAAGCCTTCCCCTCCCCCACAATATTATTAGCTGGTTATTGTCATTAAAGAATGGCATCATTTTGGGATCATGGGTGTGACAGTACATACACTTTCGGGTACCTTGAGCCCCAGAAAATAGGAGCTACAGCCGTTTGGTTCTTGGGGTTTGTAGTGAGGTCGTGGCATTGGAGCCTTccctgagaaagaaaaggaaaaatgttaggAAAGCCGATCTTCCCAAGAGTAGAACCAAAAAGCAAGGAGTGTCAGGCATCTCCCCTCCGGTCTGCATCCCCAGACACTTCATTCTTCTGCAGGAGATGCAGAGAGTGATGGATGGGTACTAGAGCTGGCTGACCCTGCCCTCAGCTCAGTTCCGTTGCGGCTTTGGAGCCTGACTTAACTCATACCTCCTCTGACAGGGCCACTGGAGCAGTGTGTTGTGTATGAACTGGGTCCCCAGAACTTCTTAAATGTTTAAACTGGGCTGAGTCCAGTCCCTAGGTCTGGGACTCTCTTCAGCTCTTACAAATGGGCAGGTCCCTCTTTCCAGTGTGGGGTTTTGCAGTTGGGCAGCCCTCCATGCTAGAGCTAGTGCCTCAGACCTCTCAGATCTCCTAGGAGCTTCTTCATGTGCTTCCTGAGAGCTCTGCACAGCTGGGATCGCCCAGCTGCGTTTTTAACTCCTCCAAGAATCTACTGGCTAAACTGCGAGTTTAGCAAGGGGATTTCTTTCCATCCTCAGTTCACTCGCAGAGTGTttctgagctatggatctctgcaAAATTGTGCTAGACCTTGCACGTCTGGTCTTCCTCAGAGCACAAGGTCATCTTTGTCCATTTTCTGCATGTGGTGATGCACTGTCACATTTCGCAAGTAGTTTCTGTccctttttctctgccttcccttaGCACGCTTCTTAATATGCATGGAGGAGCAAGAATTTCCTCTGTGAATAAGTATTTGCCCGATGTAGAAAGAGTCCAGCAGACAAACAGTTAACAGTAGCTTCAGCAGCGATTTAATctattttactttgctttgaaGGGTGTGC
This region includes:
- the PLA2G12B gene encoding group XIIB secretory phospholipase A2-like protein; the encoded protein is MRLLFEAVVLCLTLGLGQCAEETTQENTVHQAAQAESFYSDWGIGTIRDSFETVNSYFDSFLELLGGKNGVCQYRCRYGKAPMPRPHYKPQEPNGCSSYFLGLKVPESLDLGIPAMTKCCNQLDICYDTCGANKYRCDAKFRWCLHSICSDLKRSLGFVSKVEACESVADTVFNAVWTLGCRPFMNSQRSACICNEEERDEL